From Columba livia isolate bColLiv1 breed racing homer chromosome 5, bColLiv1.pat.W.v2, whole genome shotgun sequence, one genomic window encodes:
- the LOC102095904 gene encoding uncharacterized protein LOC102095904: protein MVSLMTRLWQLIIPVIVLSHFSASLPSQERTETHADGLFHSELSKMNGNAYVQQLVKQLVGLKERSQRHSDGLFTSEYSKMRGNAQVQKFIQNLMGRKRSPPGPVNTDVQGREGGNSHEELCFMWLYRSFLNTSHSDSDAREAASITSQYVCPITKQLVADVKEDTDSFN from the exons ATGGTTTCCCTGATGACTCGTCTGTGGCAACTAATTATTCCCGTGATTGTCCTGTCGCATTTCTCTGCGTCTCTCCCGTCCCAGGAGAG GACCGAGACACACGCTGATGGGCTTTTCCACAGTGAGCTCAGCAAAATGAATGGCAATGCCTACGTGCAGCAGCTCGTCAAACAGCTGGTGGGCCTCAAGGAGAG GTCCCAGAGGCACTCAGATGGACTGTTTACCAGTGAGTACAGCAAGATGAGAGGAAACGCTCAGGTTCAGAAGTTCATTCAAAATCTCATGGGCCGCAAGCGCAG CCCTCCAGGCCCAGTCAACACAGATGTgcaggggagagagggaggaaacaGCCACGAGGAACTTTGCTTTATGTGGTTGTACCGGAGCTTTCTAAACACCAG CCACTCGGACAGTGATGCCAGGGAAGCTGCTTCAATTACCAGCCAGTACGTCTGTCCCATCACTAAGCAGCTGGTTGCAGACGTGAAAGAAGATACAGACAGTTTCAACTGA